The following proteins come from a genomic window of Polaribacter dokdonensis:
- a CDS encoding DUF3575 domain-containing protein, whose product MKKVLLLVFLFATAISFAQDKEKEYPQDKDKKHEVKVNVLTLVAGPWIDASYERLINEESSYGLSATYNTNTDESDLNYAITPYYRRYFSGKFARGFFVEGFGALFSARNYYGFSSNNEEFETGFALGVSVGGKFVSKKGFTTELLLGVGRNLVRDSNYEGFPRIGISVGYRF is encoded by the coding sequence ATGAAAAAAGTATTACTCTTGGTGTTTCTATTTGCAACAGCAATCTCATTTGCTCAAGATAAAGAAAAAGAATACCCACAAGATAAAGACAAAAAACATGAGGTTAAGGTAAATGTATTAACGCTAGTTGCTGGTCCTTGGATAGATGCCTCTTATGAAAGATTAATTAATGAAGAATCTTCTTATGGATTATCTGCAACCTATAATACTAATACAGATGAAAGCGATTTAAATTACGCAATAACCCCTTACTATAGGCGTTATTTTTCTGGAAAATTTGCTAGAGGTTTCTTTGTAGAGGGTTTTGGAGCCTTATTTTCAGCAAGAAATTATTATGGTTTTTCAAGTAATAATGAAGAGTTTGAAACTGGCTTTGCTTTAGGTGTTTCTGTAGGTGGAAAATTTGTTTCTAAAAAAGGATTTACTACAGAATTACTTTTGGGTGTTGGTAGAAACTTAGTTAGAGATAGTAATTATGAAGGTTTCCCAAGAATAGGTATTTCAGTAGGATATCGTTTCTAA
- a CDS encoding glycine--tRNA ligase, with protein sequence MAKQEDQFKKVLSHAKEYGYVFQSSEIYDGLSAVYDYAQNGVELKKNIRDYWWKAMVQMHDNIVGIDAAILMHPTTWKASGHVDAFNDPLIDNKDSKKRYRADVLVEDFREKINQKIQKDIEKAQKRFGDAFNEEEFRATNQNVIRRQKQIDEISAELARVQEENDLAGFKQLIVDLGIGCPASGSKNWTEVKQFNLMFGTQIGASAENATQVYLRPETAQGIFVNFLNVQKTGRMKIPFGIAQTGKAFRNEIVARQFIFRMREFEQMEMQFFVKPGTQKEWYTTWKETRLKWHLSLGMGSENYRFHDHDKLAHYADAAADIEFNFPFGFKELEGIHSRTDFDLKAHEEFSGKKLQYFDHEENKSYVPYVVETSIGLDRMFLAVFSNSLQEEELENGTTRTVLKLPAVLAPFKAAVFPLVKKDGLPEVAKKIIEDLKWDFNVFYDEKDAVGKRYRRQDAAGTPFCITVDHDSLEDNSVTIRHRDTMDQKRVKISDLRDIIKAEVDVKTWLKKMEA encoded by the coding sequence TATGTATTTCAGTCTTCTGAAATTTATGATGGTTTAAGTGCGGTTTACGATTATGCTCAAAATGGAGTTGAGCTAAAGAAAAATATTAGAGATTATTGGTGGAAAGCAATGGTGCAAATGCACGATAATATTGTAGGTATTGATGCTGCAATCTTAATGCACCCAACTACTTGGAAAGCTTCTGGTCATGTAGATGCCTTTAACGATCCTTTAATTGATAATAAAGATTCTAAAAAAAGATACAGAGCAGATGTTTTAGTTGAAGATTTTAGAGAAAAAATAAATCAGAAGATCCAGAAAGATATAGAAAAAGCTCAAAAACGTTTTGGAGATGCTTTTAATGAAGAAGAGTTTAGAGCAACTAACCAAAATGTAATTCGTCGTCAAAAACAGATAGATGAAATTTCTGCAGAGCTAGCAAGAGTTCAAGAAGAAAATGATTTAGCTGGTTTTAAACAATTAATTGTAGATTTAGGTATTGGTTGTCCAGCTTCTGGTTCTAAAAATTGGACAGAGGTAAAGCAGTTTAACTTAATGTTTGGTACTCAAATTGGGGCATCAGCAGAAAACGCTACACAAGTATATTTAAGACCAGAAACAGCACAAGGAATTTTTGTAAACTTTTTAAACGTTCAAAAAACTGGACGTATGAAAATTCCTTTCGGAATTGCACAAACAGGTAAAGCCTTTAGAAATGAAATTGTTGCAAGACAATTTATTTTTAGAATGCGTGAATTTGAGCAAATGGAAATGCAATTTTTTGTAAAGCCAGGTACTCAAAAAGAATGGTATACTACTTGGAAAGAAACACGTTTAAAATGGCATTTATCATTAGGTATGGGGTCTGAAAATTATCGTTTTCATGATCATGATAAATTAGCTCACTATGCAGATGCTGCTGCAGACATTGAATTTAATTTTCCTTTCGGATTTAAAGAATTAGAAGGTATACACTCAAGAACAGACTTCGATTTAAAAGCGCATGAAGAATTTTCTGGTAAAAAGTTACAGTACTTTGATCATGAAGAAAACAAAAGTTATGTGCCTTATGTTGTAGAAACTTCTATTGGTTTAGACAGAATGTTTTTAGCAGTTTTCTCTAATTCATTACAAGAAGAAGAATTAGAAAATGGTACAACAAGAACGGTTTTAAAATTACCGGCAGTTTTAGCACCTTTTAAAGCAGCAGTTTTTCCTTTAGTTAAAAAAGATGGTTTACCAGAAGTTGCTAAGAAAATTATAGAAGATTTAAAGTGGGACTTTAACGTATTTTACGATGAAAAAGATGCAGTTGGTAAACGTTATAGAAGACAAGATGCAGCAGGTACACCTTTCTGTATTACTGTAGATCATGATTCTTTAGAAGATAATTCTGTAACTATTAGACATAGAGATACTATGGATCAGAAACGTGTTAAAATTTCTGATTTAAGAGATATCATTAAAGCTGAGGTTGATGTAAAAACTTGGCTAAAAAAGATGGAAGCTTAA